In Lentibacillus amyloliquefaciens, one DNA window encodes the following:
- a CDS encoding acetoacetate--CoA ligase: MGDIKEGTLLWEPDEKRKQQSKIYDYMNWLSEHKNLQFNDYHSLWKWSVNELENFWTSIWEYFDIQAKNPYETVLTSHQMPGAKWFPEATVNYTEHIFKDRDNDKPAIIHSSELRGTEEITWQKLYQDTAAMQQTFKNLGVAKGDRVVAYVANIYETVVAFLATASLGAIWSSASPDFGTQSVIDRFKQIEPKVMVTVDGYRYGGKDFDRIDVVENIQSKLPTLEATIAVPYLNKQPDTSRMKNVTLWEDAVAESGTLTYEHVNFNDPLWVLFSSGTTGRPKPIVQSQGGILLEHLKALTFHTDLGKDDRFFWYTTTGWMMWNFLVGGLLTGSAIILYDGNPAYPDKRMLWKFAQDTKMTVFGTSASYITACMKDEKLKPAEEYDLSHLKSISSTGSPLPPEGFQWCYDNVKEDLWIASASGGTDVCTAFILGAPILPVHAGELQCRGLGAKIESFDDDANPHIEEVGELVLTEPFPSMPIYFWNDPDGSRLHDSYFDMFPGIWRHGDYLKITDRHTCVIYGRSDATINRGGIRIGTSEIYRAVDHVNEVSDSLIVDVPKGEGDSYTPLFVLMKDGEELTEDVKKTIKSQIRTHCSPRHVPSGIYEAPDLPKTLNGKKLEIPIKKILMGKPVSEVVNKGSLSNQDSLDYFIQFANDQAKASF; this comes from the coding sequence TTGGGTGATATAAAAGAAGGCACCCTATTATGGGAGCCGGATGAAAAACGAAAACAGCAATCTAAAATCTATGATTATATGAATTGGTTAAGCGAACATAAAAACTTGCAATTTAACGACTATCATTCACTGTGGAAATGGTCTGTCAACGAATTGGAGAACTTCTGGACATCAATCTGGGAATATTTTGATATCCAGGCGAAAAACCCGTATGAAACGGTTCTGACATCACATCAGATGCCCGGGGCTAAATGGTTCCCGGAAGCAACCGTCAACTACACCGAACATATTTTCAAAGACCGGGACAATGATAAGCCGGCCATCATCCATTCGTCAGAATTGCGCGGAACAGAAGAAATAACATGGCAGAAGCTGTACCAGGACACAGCCGCTATGCAGCAAACTTTTAAAAATCTTGGAGTTGCAAAAGGTGACCGTGTCGTGGCCTATGTTGCTAACATCTATGAAACTGTTGTGGCTTTCCTCGCGACTGCAAGCCTTGGCGCGATTTGGTCGAGTGCATCGCCGGATTTTGGCACACAAAGCGTGATTGACCGGTTTAAACAAATCGAACCGAAAGTGATGGTAACCGTTGATGGCTATCGTTACGGGGGAAAAGATTTTGACCGGATTGATGTTGTGGAAAATATCCAGTCAAAACTGCCGACTTTGGAAGCAACTATTGCTGTTCCATATTTGAACAAACAACCGGATACCAGCAGAATGAAAAATGTCACGCTATGGGAAGATGCGGTTGCTGAGTCAGGAACTCTGACTTACGAGCACGTTAACTTCAATGACCCGCTTTGGGTGTTGTTTTCCTCCGGTACGACCGGCAGACCGAAGCCGATTGTTCAAAGCCAGGGCGGTATTTTACTGGAACACCTGAAGGCATTGACATTCCACACAGACCTTGGAAAAGACGATCGCTTCTTCTGGTATACGACAACAGGCTGGATGATGTGGAACTTCCTTGTTGGCGGACTGCTGACCGGCAGTGCAATTATTTTATACGATGGCAACCCGGCCTACCCGGATAAACGGATGCTCTGGAAATTTGCCCAGGATACGAAGATGACGGTCTTTGGTACCAGTGCGAGCTATATTACCGCCTGCATGAAAGACGAAAAACTGAAGCCAGCTGAGGAATACGACTTGAGTCATCTCAAGAGTATCAGCTCAACCGGATCCCCACTGCCGCCGGAAGGATTCCAATGGTGCTATGACAATGTGAAAGAGGATCTTTGGATTGCCTCAGCAAGCGGCGGAACCGATGTCTGCACAGCATTTATATTAGGGGCTCCTATTTTGCCGGTGCATGCAGGGGAACTGCAGTGCCGTGGTCTCGGTGCAAAAATAGAAAGCTTTGATGATGATGCCAATCCGCACATTGAAGAAGTCGGTGAACTCGTCCTGACTGAGCCATTCCCATCTATGCCGATTTATTTCTGGAATGACCCGGACGGCAGCAGACTGCATGACAGTTATTTCGATATGTTCCCGGGTATTTGGCGACACGGGGATTACTTGAAAATCACTGACCGGCATACATGCGTCATCTATGGGCGTTCTGATGCCACGATCAACCGGGGAGGAATCCGAATCGGAACAAGTGAAATTTATCGTGCGGTTGACCATGTGAACGAAGTCAGTGACAGTCTGATCGTGGATGTTCCAAAAGGCGAGGGAGACTCTTATACACCATTATTCGTCCTGATGAAAGATGGCGAGGAATTGACCGAGGATGTAAAGAAAACAATCAAAAGTCAGATCCGGACTCACTGTTCACCTCGACATGTTCCAAGCGGGATTTACGAAGCGCCGGATCTTCCAAAAACATTGAACGGCAAAAAACTGGAAATACCAATTAAAAAGATTTTGATGGGCAAACCGGTAAGTGAAGTGGTCAATAAAGGGTCACTGAGCAATCAGGATTCACTTGATTATTTTATCCAGTTTGCAAATGATCAAGCCAAAGCAAGCTTCTAG
- a CDS encoding class I SAM-dependent methyltransferase, producing MKKEKLIRKYDKHVKMYKNICNNRHLERWRRLLLANANGNILEVGVGIGANFPHYNKENVHVTAVDFSPEMIKSAKQTAADYQIDAEFLQKDAEELDFEANSFDCIVSTLTMCGYPHPTRILNQFNRWCRKDGTILLMEHGISSNSALSFAQRIADPLFKKAAGCHCDRNMMKIVEESDLKIDYKNSYWTGIISLIWASPSK from the coding sequence ATGAAAAAAGAAAAGCTGATCAGAAAATACGATAAACATGTCAAAATGTATAAGAATATCTGCAACAATCGTCACTTGGAACGCTGGAGAAGGCTTCTTTTAGCAAATGCCAACGGAAACATCCTGGAAGTTGGTGTTGGCATTGGCGCTAACTTTCCCCATTACAACAAGGAAAATGTTCACGTTACAGCAGTTGATTTCAGCCCTGAGATGATTAAAAGTGCCAAGCAAACTGCTGCAGATTACCAAATTGATGCGGAATTTCTGCAAAAGGACGCCGAGGAGCTGGATTTTGAAGCGAATTCATTTGATTGCATTGTTTCCACGTTGACGATGTGCGGCTATCCTCATCCAACGAGGATATTGAATCAATTTAACCGTTGGTGCCGAAAAGATGGCACCATCCTGTTGATGGAACACGGCATCAGCTCAAATTCGGCATTGTCGTTTGCTCAAAGAATAGCGGATCCGTTGTTCAAAAAGGCAGCCGGATGCCATTGTGACCGGAACATGATGAAAATCGTTGAAGAATCTGATTTGAAGATTGATTACAAGAATAGTTATTGGACAGGTATTATAAGTCTGATTTGGGCAAGTCCATCAAAGTAA
- a CDS encoding GNAT family N-acetyltransferase, with protein sequence MKLLTGDKIKLTRFKEHDISILEQWHQDEEFIRLMDSSPAFPKTEEELKEWYLKKLKTNEFLFAVRTLESDDLIGFLELDSIDWVNRNAWLSLGIGDQSNWNKGYGQEILRLGLAFSFRELNLHRVQLTVFESNKRAIAAYEKSGFKHEGGQREYLTRDGEPEDMLMFGILRRE encoded by the coding sequence GTGAAATTACTGACAGGAGACAAAATCAAACTGACCAGGTTTAAAGAACATGATATATCTATATTAGAACAGTGGCATCAGGACGAGGAATTTATCCGATTGATGGATTCGTCTCCCGCTTTTCCGAAAACCGAAGAGGAATTAAAAGAATGGTATTTGAAAAAGCTCAAGACGAATGAATTTTTATTTGCTGTACGAACATTGGAATCGGATGATTTAATCGGCTTTCTGGAGCTGGATTCAATTGATTGGGTGAATCGGAACGCGTGGCTGTCACTTGGAATAGGAGACCAATCAAATTGGAACAAAGGATATGGTCAGGAAATTCTCAGGTTGGGGTTGGCCTTTTCGTTCAGGGAGCTCAATCTGCATCGTGTGCAACTGACGGTGTTTGAGAGCAATAAGCGGGCGATTGCTGCTTATGAAAAGAGCGGTTTTAAGCATGAAGGCGGTCAACGGGAATATTTAACACGCGACGGTGAGCCTGAGGACATGCTTATGTTCGGTATTTTGCGCCGGGAATGA
- a CDS encoding histidine phosphatase family protein codes for MTTIGFVRHGVTQWNKEGRAQGSSDIPLDEEGLSQARLLAYRLEASEWDVVYSSDLLRAKQTAEILNAKLGTQLNLDSRLRERGGGLTEGTTEEERIQRWGPNWRELDMQFESHDSIISRGNAFIDEISEKHVNQNVLIVSHGAFIKTLLKALCPGSNMDESLKNTSLTSLIKCGRSWNCELYNRTEHLLEGDSLKM; via the coding sequence ATGACGACGATCGGATTTGTCCGTCATGGTGTTACACAATGGAATAAGGAAGGAAGAGCACAAGGGAGCTCAGATATCCCCTTGGATGAAGAAGGCCTAAGTCAGGCTCGTCTTTTGGCATACCGATTGGAAGCAAGTGAATGGGATGTCGTCTATTCCAGTGATCTATTGCGGGCGAAGCAGACGGCTGAAATTCTGAATGCTAAGCTTGGAACACAACTGAACTTGGATTCCAGGCTCCGTGAAAGAGGCGGAGGGCTTACTGAAGGAACAACAGAGGAAGAAAGGATCCAGAGATGGGGCCCCAACTGGCGTGAACTGGATATGCAATTCGAATCACATGACAGTATTATTTCCAGAGGGAACGCGTTTATTGATGAGATTAGTGAAAAACATGTGAACCAAAATGTATTGATCGTCAGCCACGGAGCATTCATTAAGACGCTTTTAAAAGCACTTTGTCCCGGTTCAAATATGGATGAATCCTTGAAGAATACGTCACTAACTTCCCTGATAAAATGCGGGCGCAGCTGGAACTGTGAACTCTATAATAGGACGGAACATTTATTGGAGGGCGATTCACTTAAAATGTAA
- a CDS encoding topology modulation protein, with protein sequence MDRIMVVGVSAGVGKSTFARELGERLNVEVFHLDALHWRPNWVEAPKEDFKSAQKEIVTRKQWIIEGNYSSTYDIRAEKADTIIYLELPLIVCLYRVTKRWLTHIGKTRPDMGNGCKEKLDYTFLKFICTTYRSRKKKMRERLQAFQEMGPEKNVIMLKNKNRIRTYLETLNNMPASK encoded by the coding sequence ATGGACCGAATCATGGTGGTGGGCGTTTCAGCAGGTGTGGGGAAGTCCACGTTTGCCCGTGAATTGGGTGAACGGCTGAATGTAGAAGTCTTTCATCTCGATGCATTACACTGGCGGCCAAATTGGGTGGAAGCACCAAAAGAAGATTTTAAGAGCGCACAAAAAGAGATTGTCACCCGCAAGCAGTGGATTATCGAAGGCAACTACAGCAGCACGTATGATATTCGTGCTGAAAAGGCCGATACCATTATATACCTTGAGCTGCCTTTGATTGTGTGCCTCTATAGAGTAACTAAACGTTGGCTGACACATATCGGCAAAACCAGGCCTGATATGGGGAATGGATGTAAGGAAAAGTTAGACTATACGTTTCTGAAGTTTATCTGTACCACCTATCGTTCACGTAAGAAAAAGATGCGAGAGAGGCTTCAGGCTTTTCAGGAAATGGGGCCGGAAAAGAATGTTATTATGCTTAAGAATAAAAATAGAATCCGGACTTATCTTGAAACACTGAATAATATGCCTGCATCCAAATAG
- the panF gene encoding sodium/pantothenate symporter: MNWQALVPLIGVILIIFGTGVWAGKYIKSSNTFMQDYFLGGRSLGGFVLAMTMTATYGSASSFIGGPGTAYTEGLGWVLLAMTQVSTGYFVLMVLGKKFAIVTRKYNALTMVDFLKERYKSKWVVLISAFSIIIFLFSAMAAQWIGGARLIESLIGIPYTTALFIFAVLVLIYVVIGGFRAVALTDSIQGSIMFVGTLVLLIATIIAGGGISNIVSDLSAENPNLITPYGAEGTLTPAFVSSFWILVGVGVVALPQITVRAMSYKDSRSMHRAIIIGTIVVGVIMLNMHLIGVFARPILPGIEVGDKVMPLIALEVLPNWLAGIVLAAPMAAIMSTVDSLLLLVSSSIVKDVYLNYVEPKASHQRVKGLSIGVTAVLGVIVFLMALNPPDLIIWLNLFAFGGLEAAFIWPIVMGLYWQKGNKYGALASMITGVGLYILSDSFFPQPFGLHSVVMPVVVSFFAYVFVSLGTQEKVVGQKT, from the coding sequence ATGAATTGGCAGGCATTAGTTCCATTAATTGGTGTTATATTAATTATATTTGGCACAGGTGTGTGGGCAGGTAAATATATAAAATCGTCCAACACATTTATGCAGGATTATTTTCTGGGCGGAAGAAGTCTTGGCGGGTTTGTCCTGGCAATGACAATGACGGCTACATATGGCAGTGCCAGCAGTTTTATCGGCGGGCCGGGCACTGCTTACACGGAAGGTCTTGGCTGGGTGCTCTTGGCAATGACTCAAGTGTCAACCGGCTACTTTGTGTTAATGGTCCTTGGTAAAAAATTTGCGATTGTCACCCGTAAATATAATGCACTGACAATGGTCGATTTTTTGAAGGAACGATACAAATCGAAATGGGTTGTCCTGATTTCGGCATTCAGTATCATTATCTTTTTATTTTCAGCGATGGCAGCCCAGTGGATTGGCGGAGCCCGTTTGATTGAATCTCTGATCGGAATCCCTTATACAACGGCACTATTCATTTTTGCAGTATTAGTGCTTATCTATGTTGTTATTGGCGGTTTTCGGGCAGTGGCACTCACTGATTCGATTCAGGGATCAATCATGTTTGTTGGAACACTTGTATTACTGATTGCGACGATTATAGCAGGCGGCGGTATTTCCAATATTGTTTCGGATCTAAGTGCGGAAAATCCGAATTTGATTACACCGTATGGCGCAGAAGGGACACTGACACCGGCATTTGTGTCGTCATTCTGGATTTTGGTCGGTGTCGGCGTTGTAGCTTTGCCGCAGATCACGGTGAGAGCGATGTCTTATAAAGATTCCCGTTCGATGCACCGTGCGATTATTATTGGTACCATTGTCGTCGGTGTGATTATGTTAAACATGCATTTGATCGGTGTATTCGCCCGTCCGATTTTGCCGGGGATTGAAGTTGGTGATAAAGTTATGCCGCTGATTGCCCTGGAAGTGCTCCCAAACTGGCTGGCAGGCATCGTGCTGGCAGCTCCGATGGCGGCTATCATGTCAACGGTCGATTCACTCCTCTTGCTGGTGAGTTCATCCATCGTAAAGGATGTTTATTTGAATTATGTTGAGCCAAAAGCATCACATCAGCGCGTGAAAGGACTGAGTATCGGTGTCACCGCAGTTCTCGGTGTCATCGTATTTCTTATGGCACTGAATCCACCTGATCTGATTATCTGGCTGAACCTGTTTGCCTTTGGCGGACTTGAAGCAGCTTTTATTTGGCCGATTGTGATGGGTCTCTATTGGCAAAAAGGCAATAAATACGGGGCGCTTGCTTCAATGATTACCGGGGTCGGCCTGTACATTCTATCGGATAGCTTTTTCCCGCAGCCGTTCGGTCTGCATTCAGTCGTCATGCCGGTTGTAGTGTCGTTCTTTGCCTATGTATTCGTAAGCCTGGGCACTCAGGAAAAAGTGGTTGGACAGAAGACGTGA
- a CDS encoding YhdT family protein, with the protein MQEENTAKSDPRYKTANREALIGVGLVVFNFIWWFAFAYGLGGKDPSEYTYVFGLPAWFFYSCVLGFVVMAVLVIIAVKKWFVEVPFDEEGEE; encoded by the coding sequence ATGCAGGAAGAAAATACGGCTAAAAGTGATCCACGCTATAAAACAGCCAACCGGGAAGCACTGATCGGCGTTGGACTGGTTGTTTTTAACTTCATCTGGTGGTTTGCGTTTGCATATGGTCTTGGAGGAAAGGATCCTTCAGAGTACACTTATGTCTTTGGGCTGCCGGCATGGTTTTTTTACAGTTGTGTGCTTGGTTTTGTGGTCATGGCAGTACTTGTGATTATTGCAGTGAAAAAATGGTTTGTGGAAGTTCCGTTTGATGAAGAGGGAGAGGAATAA
- a CDS encoding DUF4064 domain-containing protein, with product MSRTGEVVLSIIGALIYGFFALMGATMVWFFNNEALWNDASQEIQQQQPELAQADMETVLSFFQGGGWFLIVLSLIAVVLGILSIVFMTGDKKPKAAGIILIVVAAVSTLATFGGLIFGGLFYLIAGIMCLVRKAPAPATHETVE from the coding sequence ATGAGCAGAACAGGTGAAGTTGTATTAAGCATTATTGGCGCACTTATTTATGGTTTTTTCGCACTAATGGGAGCCACGATGGTATGGTTTTTTAATAATGAAGCGCTTTGGAATGATGCGAGCCAGGAAATCCAGCAGCAGCAGCCGGAATTAGCACAAGCTGACATGGAAACTGTTCTCAGTTTTTTCCAGGGAGGCGGCTGGTTTTTAATTGTTCTTTCGCTAATTGCCGTCGTTCTCGGTATTCTTTCAATCGTATTCATGACAGGTGATAAAAAGCCGAAAGCAGCTGGAATTATTTTGATTGTAGTGGCAGCTGTAAGCACCCTTGCGACATTTGGAGGGCTGATATTCGGCGGTTTATTCTATCTGATTGCCGGAATTATGTGTTTGGTACGAAAAGCACCGGCACCGGCAACCCATGAAACAGTCGAATAG
- the thiW gene encoding energy coupling factor transporter S component ThiW — protein MNRTRLLTTMAVFVAIGTLGAQLLWFPAGVAKAYPVQHAVNVMAAVTLGPGPAVIIAFMIGLLRNMLGLGTLLAFPGGMIGALLAGYLYRLTDKKGLAAFGEAIGTGIFGSLFAVPFARILLGSSAGALFFMPSFLVSSISGALIGWFIVSKVKQANLLENHV, from the coding sequence TTGAACCGGACACGTTTACTGACAACAATGGCCGTTTTTGTGGCGATTGGAACACTGGGCGCACAGCTTCTATGGTTCCCGGCAGGCGTTGCCAAGGCCTATCCTGTACAGCACGCGGTCAACGTCATGGCTGCAGTTACACTTGGCCCCGGACCGGCAGTCATCATTGCTTTTATGATCGGTCTTCTCCGCAATATGCTTGGCCTTGGAACATTGCTGGCGTTTCCCGGGGGCATGATCGGCGCTTTATTGGCTGGTTATCTCTATCGTCTGACTGACAAAAAAGGGTTGGCTGCATTCGGTGAAGCAATAGGCACCGGGATTTTCGGTTCATTGTTCGCCGTTCCATTCGCCCGTATTCTGCTGGGCAGTTCAGCCGGCGCGCTCTTCTTTATGCCATCGTTTCTCGTCAGCAGTATATCGGGTGCATTAATCGGCTGGTTTATCGTTTCGAAAGTGAAACAGGCGAATTTACTGGAAAATCACGTATAA
- the thiD gene encoding bifunctional hydroxymethylpyrimidine kinase/phosphomethylpyrimidine kinase produces MNQVPAALTIAGTDPSGGAGVQADLKTFQELKTYGMSVITSVVAQNTTGVQDAEHMSVPMIKQQLGSVISDIPFQAFKTGMLANIEIMDAVAEKISGLDIPYIMDPVMVTTSGHTLIAEDSRAYLRKNLLPMTALVTPNILETEVITGETIKTPEDMQQAAKQIVHQFGAGAALVKGGHMADEAVDFLYDGEKLHTFSTERIDTTNTHGTGCTYSAAIAAYVSHGYKLPDAVRKAKDFITAAIRHSFSVGQGSGPTNQWAHRIERVK; encoded by the coding sequence ATGAACCAAGTACCTGCAGCCCTAACAATCGCCGGTACCGATCCAAGCGGCGGCGCCGGCGTTCAGGCTGATCTTAAAACATTTCAGGAATTAAAAACGTATGGCATGTCGGTCATTACATCTGTTGTTGCCCAGAATACAACAGGCGTTCAGGATGCAGAGCATATGTCGGTACCAATGATTAAGCAGCAGTTGGGATCGGTTATTTCCGATATTCCGTTCCAGGCATTCAAAACCGGCATGCTGGCTAACATCGAGATTATGGACGCTGTTGCAGAAAAAATTTCCGGATTGGATATTCCTTATATTATGGACCCGGTTATGGTAACGACAAGCGGACATACGTTAATCGCAGAGGATTCCCGCGCGTACCTGCGTAAGAATCTGTTGCCAATGACAGCGTTGGTTACACCGAATATCCTGGAGACAGAGGTGATTACCGGAGAAACAATAAAAACACCCGAAGACATGCAGCAGGCGGCCAAGCAAATTGTTCATCAATTCGGCGCAGGTGCTGCGCTCGTGAAAGGCGGTCATATGGCGGATGAAGCAGTCGACTTTTTATACGATGGTGAAAAGTTGCATACGTTCTCAACCGAGCGCATCGATACGACAAACACACACGGAACGGGATGTACCTATTCAGCAGCCATTGCGGCTTATGTAAGCCACGGTTACAAGCTGCCGGATGCCGTCCGAAAGGCAAAAGATTTTATAACGGCAGCTATCCGCCATTCATTTTCCGTCGGACAAGGGAGCGGTCCGACCAATCAGTGGGCACATCGAATAGAAAGGGTGAAGTAA
- the thiM gene encoding hydroxyethylthiazole kinase, translated as MKQTIIQEARETMPLIHHLTNQVVMNFSANGLLAFGAAPVMAKAEKEAADMASNADAVLLNIGTLTADELSAMIHAGVAANEKSIPVVLDPVGVAATPFRTKAVKNILEQVKPTVIKGNAGELAHLVEIPWETKGVESVGDGNADEIATKVAETYQTAAVVTGKTDVICTGNKVLQNQTGHPILGQITGAGCLLGSILTACLTTNESIGEQALTALKFYGCAAEHAAGRTDVNGPGTFLPHFIDALSLDPSELERT; from the coding sequence ATGAAACAAACCATTATTCAAGAAGCACGCGAAACGATGCCGCTCATCCATCATCTGACCAATCAAGTTGTCATGAATTTTTCAGCTAACGGGCTGTTGGCGTTCGGTGCTGCACCGGTCATGGCCAAAGCTGAAAAAGAAGCAGCTGATATGGCTTCCAATGCCGATGCTGTCCTGCTCAATATCGGGACGCTGACAGCCGATGAACTTTCGGCGATGATCCATGCAGGAGTCGCCGCCAACGAAAAAAGTATTCCGGTTGTACTTGATCCTGTAGGTGTTGCCGCAACCCCGTTCCGAACAAAAGCTGTGAAAAATATTCTGGAACAAGTGAAACCGACTGTGATTAAAGGAAACGCAGGGGAACTTGCACACCTGGTAGAAATTCCCTGGGAAACAAAGGGTGTCGAATCAGTCGGTGACGGCAATGCCGATGAGATTGCGACTAAAGTGGCTGAAACATATCAAACGGCTGCTGTTGTCACCGGAAAAACGGATGTGATTTGCACTGGCAACAAGGTTTTGCAGAATCAAACAGGCCACCCGATATTAGGTCAAATTACCGGCGCCGGCTGTCTGCTCGGATCAATTTTAACAGCTTGCCTGACAACAAACGAGTCCATCGGGGAACAGGCATTAACCGCACTTAAATTTTACGGGTGCGCCGCAGAACATGCTGCCGGGCGAACAGATGTCAATGGTCCGGGAACGTTCCTCCCCCATTTCATCGATGCGCTGTCACTTGACCCCTCCGAACTGGAAAGAACATAA
- the thiE gene encoding thiamine phosphate synthase — protein MNLRKYFIMGSQNCDRKPEDILEEAAKSGITAFQYREKGTGALTGQEKLTLGQRLRDICTRHHVLFFVNDDTDLVEPLEADGIHLGQDDMPLEKAREMYPDKLIGLSVSNQSEVDNSSIQLADYLGAGSVFETPSKDDAEQTVGLEWIRTLRRQYPNMPIVGIGGITEENAVSVIDVGADGVAVISAITLAGNVTEAVRKL, from the coding sequence ATGAATCTCAGAAAATACTTTATCATGGGGAGTCAGAATTGTGACCGAAAACCTGAAGATATTCTCGAAGAAGCGGCAAAATCCGGCATTACCGCTTTCCAGTACCGGGAAAAAGGGACGGGCGCTTTAACCGGACAAGAAAAGCTGACACTGGGACAGAGGCTGCGTGACATTTGCACCCGTCATCATGTCCTATTTTTCGTAAATGATGATACTGACCTGGTCGAACCGCTGGAAGCTGATGGCATCCATCTTGGACAGGATGACATGCCTCTTGAAAAAGCGCGGGAGATGTATCCTGATAAACTAATTGGATTATCTGTGTCAAATCAATCCGAAGTCGACAATAGCTCCATTCAGCTGGCTGACTATCTCGGGGCCGGTTCGGTATTCGAAACACCATCCAAGGACGATGCCGAACAAACAGTCGGACTGGAATGGATCAGAACATTGAGGCGTCAATATCCCAACATGCCGATTGTCGGGATCGGCGGGATTACTGAAGAAAATGCGGTCTCCGTCATTGACGTCGGAGCGGATGGCGTTGCTGTCATTTCAGCCATCACCCTGGCCGGCAATGTGACGGAAGCTGTTAGGAAGCTTTGA
- a CDS encoding MerR family transcriptional regulator translates to MLMKVKEVAGLVGISVRTLHHYDEIGLLKPEQTTESGYRIYSEKDLETLQQILFFKQLGFPLKKIKEIINSRSFDREEALRVQRKMLLEERSRLDNMIATIDKTIRHAKGEIEMSDKEKFEGIDFSHNPYEQEARERWGDEAIDESNAKIKQMSKDEQKRMGEEFDRIYRDIAAVRHQTPDSDEAQAAIKVWYDYLNKIGNYSLDAFKGLGQMYVDDERFTKNIDKYGDGLAVFMRDAMAEYAERNTN, encoded by the coding sequence ATATTGATGAAAGTAAAAGAAGTGGCCGGATTAGTCGGCATCAGTGTGCGCACACTGCATCATTATGATGAGATCGGTCTTCTGAAGCCGGAGCAGACAACAGAATCAGGCTACCGGATCTATTCAGAGAAGGATCTCGAAACATTACAGCAGATACTGTTTTTTAAACAGCTGGGCTTCCCTTTGAAAAAAATAAAGGAGATTATCAATAGTCGATCATTTGACAGGGAAGAGGCACTTCGGGTCCAGCGTAAGATGCTGCTGGAGGAACGTTCCCGTCTCGATAACATGATTGCGACAATTGATAAGACGATCCGGCATGCGAAAGGAGAGATTGAAATGAGTGATAAGGAAAAATTTGAAGGAATTGACTTCAGTCACAACCCATATGAACAGGAAGCACGCGAACGCTGGGGTGATGAGGCAATTGATGAATCAAATGCTAAAATCAAGCAGATGTCAAAAGATGAACAGAAAAGAATGGGCGAAGAATTTGATCGAATTTATCGGGATATTGCAGCTGTCCGACATCAAACACCTGACTCGGATGAAGCACAAGCTGCCATAAAAGTCTGGTATGATTACCTGAATAAAATTGGCAACTACTCACTTGATGCTTTTAAAGGACTCGGACAGATGTATGTCGATGACGAGCGCTTCACGAAAAACATCGACAAATATGGTGACGGTCTGGCTGTGTTCATGCGGGATGCGATGGCTGAGTATGCAGAGCGGAATACAAACTAA